One genomic window of Halanaerobium saccharolyticum subsp. saccharolyticum DSM 6643 includes the following:
- a CDS encoding pseudouridine-5'-phosphate glycosidase, translated as MKNLEKYLVVKEEVKEALNTGKAVVALESTIIAHGMPYPQNIETALEIEDIIRANGAVPATIGIIDGKIKVGLTKEEVEFLGESKEVIKVSRRDLPIVLAEKKHGATTVAGTMIAADLAGIKIFVTGGVGGVHRGAEKTFDISADLEELKKTSVAVIAAGAKSILDLGLTLEKLETFGVPVLGYQTEELPAFYSRHSGFNCDYKLESPEHTADILRAKWELGLDGGVLIANPVPEADEIEYSVINEKIEQALAEAKEKRISGKELTPFLLDRIKEITDGKSLETNIALVRNNAVVGAKIAKAFAAKA; from the coding sequence ATGAAAAATTTAGAAAAATATTTAGTGGTCAAAGAGGAAGTAAAAGAGGCACTAAACACTGGTAAAGCTGTTGTAGCTTTGGAATCAACAATAATTGCTCATGGAATGCCATATCCTCAAAATATAGAAACAGCATTAGAGATTGAAGATATAATTAGAGCTAATGGTGCAGTGCCAGCGACTATTGGAATTATTGATGGCAAAATAAAAGTTGGCTTAACTAAAGAAGAGGTTGAATTTTTAGGCGAATCCAAAGAAGTAATTAAAGTTAGTCGGCGTGATCTACCAATTGTATTAGCAGAAAAAAAACATGGTGCAACAACAGTAGCTGGAACCATGATTGCAGCAGATTTAGCTGGAATTAAAATCTTTGTTACTGGTGGAGTTGGTGGAGTACACAGAGGAGCAGAAAAAACTTTTGATATTTCAGCTGATCTAGAAGAGTTAAAGAAAACTTCAGTTGCAGTAATTGCAGCTGGTGCTAAATCAATATTAGATTTGGGTTTAACTTTAGAAAAATTAGAAACTTTTGGGGTTCCTGTTCTTGGTTATCAAACAGAAGAACTACCAGCATTCTACAGCCGACACAGTGGATTTAATTGTGACTATAAATTAGAAAGCCCAGAACACACAGCCGATATTTTACGAGCAAAATGGGAACTTGGTTTAGACGGAGGAGTTTTAATCGCTAATCCAGTGCCAGAAGCTGATGAAATCGAATACTCAGTTATTAATGAAAAAATTGAACAGGCATTAGCTGAAGCTAAAGAGAAAAGAATTTCTGGCAAAGAGTTAACCCCATTTTTATTGGATAGAATTAAAGAAATAACTGATGGGAAAAGTTTAGAAACAAATATTGCTTTAGTAAGAAACAATGCAGTTGTAGGTGCTAAGATAGCAAAGGCTTTTGCTGCTAAAGCTTAA
- a CDS encoding ABC transporter permease: protein MRNYIIKRILLLIPIIFIVALIAFFITNLMPGDPVRVILGNMASEAEVARLEAALGFDQPLIVRFFRWLANIMRGNFGESLYLNAPVSQVLAERLRPTFLIAILAEILGITAGVLLGILAAVKHRQILDQFSITVSLLGISIPSFWLALILMYFFSVKLGWFPVSGYEPFNEAGFGTLRYIILPAVTLAFMQAGLIARMTRSAMLDTLKQDYIRTAKSKGLSVYSIVFKHALKNSMLPVITVIGHNFAVLLGGTWIVETIFVIPGTGFMAINAIMRRDIPVIQASIIFVAVIYVILNLLVDLSYAFLNPKIRYQ from the coding sequence ATGAGAAATTATATAATAAAAAGAATATTACTATTAATTCCTATAATCTTTATTGTAGCTTTAATTGCTTTTTTTATAACAAATTTAATGCCCGGGGACCCTGTTAGAGTTATTCTGGGCAATATGGCGTCAGAAGCCGAGGTTGCTAGATTAGAAGCTGCTCTTGGTTTTGATCAGCCTTTAATTGTGAGATTTTTTAGATGGTTGGCTAATATAATGAGAGGGAATTTTGGAGAATCACTTTATTTAAATGCACCTGTCTCGCAAGTTTTGGCGGAAAGACTGAGGCCCACATTTTTAATTGCTATTTTGGCTGAAATTTTAGGAATTACAGCCGGAGTCCTTTTGGGGATTCTAGCCGCTGTTAAGCATCGACAGATTTTAGATCAATTTTCAATTACAGTATCACTTTTAGGGATTTCCATTCCCAGTTTTTGGCTTGCGTTGATTTTAATGTATTTTTTTTCAGTTAAACTGGGTTGGTTTCCGGTTAGCGGTTATGAACCATTTAATGAAGCAGGTTTTGGCACATTACGTTATATAATTCTACCGGCTGTGACACTTGCTTTTATGCAGGCGGGCTTAATAGCTCGAATGACTAGAAGTGCAATGCTTGATACTTTAAAACAGGACTATATTAGAACAGCAAAGAGTAAAGGCTTATCTGTTTATTCTATAGTTTTCAAACATGCTTTGAAAAATTCTATGCTGCCTGTAATTACTGTAATTGGGCATAATTTTGCAGTGCTTTTGGGGGGGACCTGGATAGTAGAAACAATATTTGTAATTCCTGGTACTGGTTTTATGGCAATTAATGCAATAATGCGTCGTGATATCCCAGTTATTCAAGCTTCCATAATTTTTGTTGCAGTTATTTATGTAATTTTAAATTTATTAGTGG